A window from Luteibacter flocculans encodes these proteins:
- a CDS encoding PA domain-containing protein — protein sequence MIRRSLLFTALATAGLFGSLATSAAEIKIVNQDVGTGQGLDDQTPATPVGGNPGTTVGKQALNVYQFAADIWGAVLQSDVTIVNNATFEPLSCDATSGVLGSSGTTYIFYFDDSSTLPAGAVRNTWYHSALFDALTHEDGAPGEADIQSQFNGALGSTGCLEGSKWYFGLDGKTPAGSINFLNVVLHEMAHGLGFSGFNSLTTGSPYVGDDGVARPDIYSTFVYNDTQMKKWYDLTNAQRVTAALDDGKLVFTGATVKAEAPLALGTPNVFRVTAPAAAAGDYGYAQAAFGPTATSSNFTGSVVQAQPNDGCNAITNGSALAGKIALIDRGTCDFTVKTLNAQAAGASAVLIANNQAGAITPGGTPASPVNIPVIAVSQVDGNKLKANLSGLTGAVGQGTGLAGADAQGNVQLYAPTTLAQGSSFSHYDTRLTPNAIMEYAINQDLEGQIDVDLTPALFQDIGWGLNRGTQKLLTCDTGIPTLVPGGVIIGANVIANAEVLAGAAADVGTYRSAVRAYATQLATDGLVTASQASSLNACLSDTETQAQYAAWGPPPAPPGIVLNNNVALGNQKGAAGASTVYLLTVPANAKTLTLRTFGGSGDVSISVTDPSGKVKDQPNRPGNSEPFTASKPAAGTWTLTVKGVKAYSGVSVLGAYTL from the coding sequence ATGATCCGCCGCAGCCTCCTGTTCACCGCGCTTGCTACCGCAGGCCTGTTCGGCTCGCTGGCCACCAGCGCCGCCGAGATCAAGATCGTCAACCAGGATGTCGGTACCGGCCAGGGTCTCGACGATCAGACGCCCGCCACGCCGGTTGGCGGCAACCCTGGCACCACCGTCGGCAAGCAGGCGTTGAACGTCTACCAGTTCGCCGCCGATATCTGGGGCGCGGTCCTGCAGAGCGACGTCACCATCGTCAACAACGCCACGTTCGAGCCGCTGAGCTGCGATGCGACGTCCGGCGTGCTCGGTTCCTCCGGTACCACCTACATCTTCTACTTCGACGACAGCAGCACGCTGCCGGCCGGTGCCGTGCGCAACACGTGGTACCACTCCGCGCTGTTCGATGCGCTGACCCACGAGGACGGCGCGCCCGGCGAAGCGGACATCCAGAGCCAGTTCAACGGTGCGCTCGGTTCCACGGGATGCCTGGAAGGTTCGAAGTGGTACTTCGGCCTCGACGGCAAGACGCCGGCAGGCTCGATCAACTTCCTCAACGTCGTGCTGCACGAGATGGCCCACGGCCTCGGCTTCTCGGGCTTCAACAGCCTGACCACCGGTTCGCCGTACGTCGGCGACGATGGCGTCGCGCGTCCGGACATCTACTCCACCTTCGTCTACAACGACACGCAGATGAAGAAGTGGTACGACCTCACCAACGCGCAGCGCGTCACGGCGGCGCTGGACGACGGCAAGCTCGTGTTCACCGGTGCGACGGTGAAGGCGGAAGCGCCGCTCGCCCTCGGTACGCCCAACGTCTTCCGCGTCACGGCCCCGGCCGCTGCCGCTGGCGACTACGGCTATGCACAGGCGGCGTTCGGTCCGACGGCGACGTCGTCGAACTTCACCGGTAGCGTCGTGCAGGCGCAGCCGAACGACGGTTGCAACGCGATCACCAACGGTTCGGCGCTCGCCGGCAAGATCGCGCTCATCGATCGCGGCACCTGCGACTTCACCGTCAAGACGCTCAACGCTCAGGCTGCCGGCGCCAGCGCCGTGCTCATCGCCAACAACCAGGCCGGTGCGATCACGCCGGGAGGCACGCCCGCTTCGCCGGTGAACATTCCGGTCATTGCGGTCAGCCAGGTGGACGGCAACAAGCTCAAGGCCAACCTCTCCGGCCTCACCGGTGCGGTGGGTCAGGGTACCGGCCTCGCCGGTGCGGACGCCCAGGGCAACGTGCAGTTGTACGCGCCGACCACGCTCGCGCAGGGCTCGTCGTTCTCGCACTACGACACGCGCCTGACGCCGAACGCGATCATGGAATACGCCATCAACCAGGATCTGGAGGGACAGATCGACGTCGATCTGACGCCCGCGCTGTTCCAGGACATCGGTTGGGGCCTCAACCGTGGCACGCAGAAGCTGCTGACCTGCGACACGGGTATTCCGACCCTCGTCCCCGGTGGCGTCATCATCGGTGCGAACGTGATCGCCAACGCGGAAGTTCTCGCTGGCGCCGCGGCCGACGTGGGCACCTACCGCTCGGCGGTCCGCGCTTATGCGACCCAGCTCGCCACTGACGGACTGGTGACGGCGAGCCAGGCGAGCAGCCTCAACGCGTGCTTGTCCGATACGGAAACCCAGGCGCAATACGCCGCTTGGGGCCCGCCGCCGGCACCTCCGGGCATCGTGCTGAACAACAACGTGGCACTGGGCAACCAGAAGGGCGCGGCAGGCGCGAGCACGGTCTATCTGCTCACGGTGCCGGCCAACGCCAAGACCCTCACGTTGCGCACGTTCGGTGGTTCGGGCGACGTCTCGATCTCGGTCACCGATCCGAGCGGCAAGGTGAAGGATCAGCCGAACCGTCCGGGCAACAGCGAACCGTTTACCGCCAGCAAGCCTGCTGCCGGTACCTGGACGCTGACCGTGAAGGGCGTCAAGGCGTACTCCGGGGTGAGTGTCCTCGGAGCCTACACGCTCTGA
- a CDS encoding post-PEP-CTERM-1 domain-containing protein translates to MTSRTLAQALGLVLTGMFTMAGAAQAADTPQASQPQTVVVQGVQVAIDPSTGRLREPTAAERDALSKAFQVRSDKASALSAPRTAADARATFRTVSLGNGVRAKAVRVPQELMSSVVAERTADGKLVVHHDDHGVQAAPKAPEVTR, encoded by the coding sequence ATGACTTCACGAACACTGGCACAGGCCTTGGGTCTCGTGCTGACGGGCATGTTCACGATGGCGGGCGCGGCGCAGGCCGCGGACACGCCGCAGGCATCGCAGCCGCAGACCGTGGTGGTCCAGGGCGTCCAGGTCGCCATCGATCCGTCGACCGGCCGCCTCCGCGAGCCGACCGCCGCCGAGCGCGACGCGCTGTCGAAGGCTTTTCAGGTTCGTTCCGACAAGGCCTCCGCCCTGTCGGCGCCGCGCACTGCGGCCGACGCCCGCGCCACGTTCCGCACGGTGAGCCTCGGCAACGGCGTGCGTGCCAAGGCCGTGCGCGTGCCGCAGGAACTGATGAGCAGCGTCGTGGCGGAGCGTACCGCCGACGGCAAGCTCGTCGTTCACCATGACGACCATGGTGTGCAGGCCGCTCCGAAGGCACCGGAGGTGACCCGATGA
- a CDS encoding TatD family hydrolase, with protein sequence MDLIDIGANLTHVSFRQDLDDVLQRASTHGVGRMVVTGASREGSEHALALARAHAGRLFATAGVHPHHAVEYDDATHERLRELASAPEVRAIGETGLDYNRNYSPRDIQREVFERQLTIAVETGKPLFLHQRDAHDDFLAILKRYRDRVPAAVVHCFTDNADALRDYLALDCHIGITGWICDERRGLHLRELVKTIPAHRLMLETDAPYLLPRTIRPMPKDRRNEPMYLAHIRDEVARDRGETPNALTEATTRTAEAFFGL encoded by the coding sequence ATGGACTTGATCGACATCGGCGCCAACCTCACCCACGTATCCTTTCGCCAGGATCTTGACGACGTCCTGCAACGGGCGAGCACCCACGGGGTCGGTCGCATGGTGGTGACGGGTGCTTCGCGCGAAGGCAGCGAGCATGCGCTCGCACTTGCTCGCGCCCACGCCGGACGCCTGTTCGCCACGGCGGGCGTCCATCCGCACCACGCCGTGGAGTACGACGACGCGACCCACGAGCGCCTTCGCGAGCTGGCGAGCGCGCCGGAAGTTCGTGCGATCGGGGAAACCGGCCTGGACTACAACCGCAATTATTCGCCGCGCGACATTCAGCGCGAGGTCTTCGAACGGCAACTCACCATCGCGGTCGAGACAGGCAAACCCCTGTTCCTCCATCAACGCGACGCACACGACGACTTCCTCGCAATCCTGAAGCGCTATCGCGACCGCGTGCCTGCCGCAGTGGTGCACTGCTTCACCGACAACGCGGATGCACTGCGGGACTACCTCGCGCTCGACTGCCACATCGGCATCACCGGGTGGATCTGCGACGAGCGTCGCGGTCTCCATCTGCGCGAGCTGGTGAAGACCATCCCCGCCCATCGACTGATGCTGGAAACCGATGCGCCGTACCTGTTGCCACGCACGATCCGCCCGATGCCGAAGGATCGCCGCAACGAACCGATGTACCTGGCGCACATCCGCGACGAGGTGGCACGCGACCGCGGCGAAACGCCGAACGCGTTGACGGAAGCGACGACGCGAACGGCGGAAGCGTTCTTCGGTCTCTGA